A region from the Poecilia reticulata strain Guanapo linkage group LG12, Guppy_female_1.0+MT, whole genome shotgun sequence genome encodes:
- the tmem250 gene encoding protein C9orf69, whose translation MPVIPIPRRVRSFHGPHTTCMHSACGSAHTTKLVRTKYNNFDLYLRSRCMYSFLRFLLYFGCSLLTSLLWVLLSALFFLQYVSVRVLLRLQYKLSVILLLLGHRRLDFGVLNDLIIYSMHITMFLVGGLGWCFMVFVDM comes from the coding sequence ATGCCTGTGATCCCCATCCCACGCAGGGTGCGCAGCTTCCATGGCCCCCACACCACCTGCATGCACTCTGCCTGCGGCTCGGCGCACACCACCAAGCTGGTGCGCACCAAGTACAACAACTTTGACCTTTACCTGCGCTCCCGGTGCATGTACAGCTTCCTGCGCTTCTTGCTGTACTTTGGCTGCAGTCTGCTGACCTCCCTTCTTTGGGTGCTCCTCTCTGCCCTCTTCTTCCTGCAGTACGTCAGCGTGCGCGTCCTCCTCAGGCTGCAGTACAAGCTTTCCGTCATCCTACTTCTGCTCGGACACCGGCGCCTGGACTTTGGCGTGCTCAACGATCTGATTATCTACAGCATGCACATCACCATGTTTCTGGTGGGGGGACTCGGCTGGTGCTTTATGGTGTTTGTGGACATGTAG